A DNA window from Aquarana catesbeiana isolate 2022-GZ linkage group LG01, ASM4218655v1, whole genome shotgun sequence contains the following coding sequences:
- the LOC141124718 gene encoding interferon lambda-2-like has translation MDIRLLVLSTLLVAVSGRLHRRLCPKSRYLSVTSSDITTLKELQHDHEKNMSTNAMRCYRRMLRHKPSVCDLTQRNRLILTLERVSLTVEVLTNMSVSAQNETVKQALMVFLKLKDDLMVCRGSPENNESTSPELKLWLHHLQHFKETASPDCVQEAVILSLIPLRVEDVTCWALNH, from the coding sequence ATGGATATCAGGCTGCTGGTGTTGAGCACTTTACTGGTTGCAGTAAGTGGGCGCTTGCACAGGAGACTCTGCCCGAAATCCCGCTATTTATCAGTGACGTCCTCTGACATAACAACACTAAAGGAGCTGCAACATGATCATGAAAAGAACATGTCTACCAACGCAATGAGATGCTACAGAAGAATGCTGAGACACAAACCATCTGTATGTGACCTTACGCAGAGGAATCGTCTCATCCTGACTTTGGAGCGGGTGTCACTAACAGTTGAGGTTCTGACGAACATGTCTGTGTCTGCTCAGAATGAAACTGTAAAACAGGCACTTATGGTTTTCCTCAAACTGAAAGATGATCTGATGGTCTGTAGAGGATCTCCTGAAAACAATGAGTCTACGTCACCTGAGCTGAAGCTGTGGCTGCATCACCTCCAACATTTTAAGGAAACAGCATCCCCAGATTGTGTCCAGGAAGCTGTAATACTGAGCCTTATTCCTCTGAGGGTGGAAGATGTGACATGTTGGGCTCTCAACCACTAA